From Amycolatopsis sp. cg9, one genomic window encodes:
- a CDS encoding ABC transporter permease produces MTFAPGTFTPAPGRGSLGRMLRTHARVEASLTLRHGEQVLLTLLIPLALLIGLSLLDILPASSLGSTSKVDWITPRILALAVMSSAFTGQAIALGFDRRYGVLKRLSATALPRWLLVAGRLAAALLVVALQSVIIGVVAAFLGWSPSLSGLFSAVLLLVLGTLAFGALGVLLGGALRAEAVLALANVVWFVLLLAGGILLAPSSLPPGLATVVELLPSGALAEGMRAALVDGSFAPGPLAVLAVWALLAGGLASRTTKLT; encoded by the coding sequence ATGACTTTCGCTCCTGGGACGTTCACCCCGGCCCCCGGCCGCGGCTCCCTGGGCCGGATGCTGCGGACGCACGCCCGCGTCGAGGCGAGCCTGACGCTGCGCCACGGCGAGCAGGTGCTGCTCACGCTGCTCATCCCGCTGGCGTTGCTGATCGGGTTGTCGCTGCTGGACATCCTGCCCGCGTCGTCGCTGGGCTCGACGTCCAAAGTGGACTGGATCACGCCCCGGATCCTGGCGCTGGCGGTGATGTCGTCGGCGTTCACGGGCCAGGCGATCGCGCTGGGCTTCGACCGGCGCTACGGGGTGCTGAAGCGGCTGTCGGCGACGGCGTTGCCGCGGTGGCTGCTGGTGGCCGGCCGCCTTGCGGCTGCTCTCCTGGTGGTGGCGCTGCAGTCGGTGATCATCGGCGTGGTGGCGGCCTTCCTGGGGTGGTCGCCCTCGCTCTCCGGCCTGTTCTCGGCGGTGCTGCTGCTGGTGCTGGGGACGTTGGCGTTCGGGGCGCTCGGGGTTCTTTTGGGCGGCGCTTTGCGCGCGGAAGCGGTGCTGGCGCTGGCGAACGTGGTGTGGTTCGTGCTGCTACTGGCGGGCGGCATCCTGCTGGCGCCGTCGTCGCTGCCTCCGGGGCTGGCGACGGTCGTCGAGCTGCTCCCTTCGGGAGCCCTGGCGGAGGGCATGCGGGCGGCGTTGGTGGATGGGTCGTTCGCGCCCGGTCCTCTCGCGGTCCTGGCCGTCTGGGCACTGCTGGCGGGCGGGCTGGCCTCGCGGACCACGAAACTCACCTGA
- the sufD gene encoding Fe-S cluster assembly protein SufD has product MSVTENNVSEALREGAVIPAASRAERFTSYDVEAFEVPGGREENWRFTPMKRLRGLHDGSATATGEITLDADAADELKIESVGRDDSRLGEAGVPSDRIAAQAYSAFTTATVVTVPKETKASKPSVLRIHGPGEGEVAYGHLQVRAEAFAEAVIVLDHVGSGTYADNVEFVIGDGAKVTVVSVQDWADDAVHVSEQHLKLGRDAALRHTVITLGGDLVRISPTATFADKGGDVEMLGVYFADKGQHQEHRLFVDHAVPNCKSRVMYKGALQGEGAHAVWIGDVLIRAAAEATDTYELNRNLVLTPGARADSVPNLEIETGEIEGAGHASATGRFDDEQLFYLQSRGIAEEAARRLVVRGFFHEILVKIDVPEVRERLEAAIEAELEAVGA; this is encoded by the coding sequence ATGTCGGTTACCGAGAACAACGTTTCCGAAGCTCTTCGCGAGGGGGCCGTCATTCCGGCGGCCTCCCGCGCGGAGCGCTTCACCTCCTACGACGTCGAGGCCTTCGAGGTCCCGGGCGGCCGTGAGGAGAACTGGCGCTTCACGCCGATGAAGCGCCTTCGCGGCCTGCACGACGGCAGCGCGACCGCCACCGGCGAGATCACCCTGGACGCCGACGCGGCGGACGAGCTGAAGATCGAGTCGGTCGGCCGCGACGACTCGCGCCTCGGCGAGGCCGGCGTCCCGAGCGACCGGATCGCCGCGCAGGCGTACTCGGCGTTCACCACGGCCACCGTCGTGACGGTGCCGAAGGAGACCAAGGCGTCGAAGCCGTCCGTGCTGCGGATCCACGGCCCGGGCGAGGGCGAGGTCGCCTACGGGCACCTGCAGGTCCGCGCCGAGGCGTTCGCCGAGGCCGTCATCGTGCTCGACCACGTCGGCTCCGGCACCTACGCCGACAACGTCGAGTTCGTCATCGGCGACGGCGCCAAGGTCACCGTGGTCAGCGTCCAGGACTGGGCCGACGACGCGGTGCACGTCTCCGAGCAGCACCTGAAGCTGGGCCGCGACGCCGCACTGCGGCACACCGTGATCACCCTCGGCGGCGACCTCGTCCGGATCTCGCCCACCGCGACCTTCGCGGACAAGGGCGGCGACGTCGAGATGCTCGGCGTCTACTTCGCGGACAAGGGCCAGCACCAGGAGCACCGCCTCTTCGTCGACCACGCGGTGCCGAACTGCAAGTCGCGCGTGATGTACAAGGGCGCGCTGCAGGGCGAGGGCGCGCACGCGGTCTGGATCGGCGACGTCCTGATCCGCGCCGCGGCCGAGGCCACCGACACCTACGAGCTCAACCGCAACCTGGTGCTCACGCCCGGGGCGCGCGCGGACTCGGTGCCGAACCTCGAGATCGAGACCGGCGAGATCGAAGGCGCCGGCCACGCGAGCGCGACGGGAAGGTTCGACGACGAGCAGTTGTTCTACCTCCAGTCGCGCGGGATCGCCGAAGAAGCCGCGCGGCGCCTGGTCGTGCGCGGGTTCTTCCACGAGATCCTGGTGAAGATCGACGTCCCCGAGGTGCGCGAGCGCCTCGAAGCCGCGATCGAGGCCGAGCTCGAAGCCGTTGGCGCCTGA
- a CDS encoding heme A synthase, with product MPFTSLVARLPFPSAAVQRAVGIAAVLAQALIGVTGSIVRVTGSGLGCPTWPQCVAGSLVPKHDSGIDALNQWIEFGNRLLTGVVILVAAVAVVTAWRVQIDHPGRKRLVKLAWTMPGGVVLQAVVGGLTVLAKLEWWTVAIHFLATTPLVWLAVLLLRAFREGDEPARPLVPASGRGILVALAVVMWLVLAAGTTVTGAGPHSGDINTHRLNAPVEALAQVHGGLLVLYLLLLAVFGLQLMRVGAPKNLWQRYTVVWVVALAQGGLGSLQYALGVPEAMVSFHVLGAMAVIVATASLWTGSRDRGPAVSLEPAPRELAAA from the coding sequence GTGCCGTTCACCAGCCTCGTCGCCCGTCTGCCGTTTCCGTCCGCCGCCGTGCAGCGGGCCGTCGGGATCGCCGCGGTCCTCGCGCAGGCGCTGATCGGCGTCACCGGGTCCATCGTGCGCGTCACCGGGTCCGGGCTCGGCTGCCCGACCTGGCCGCAGTGCGTCGCCGGCAGCCTCGTGCCGAAGCACGACTCCGGCATCGACGCGCTCAACCAGTGGATCGAGTTCGGCAACCGGCTGCTCACCGGAGTGGTCATCCTGGTCGCCGCCGTCGCCGTCGTCACCGCGTGGCGCGTGCAGATCGACCACCCGGGCCGCAAGCGCCTGGTGAAACTCGCCTGGACGATGCCCGGCGGCGTCGTGCTGCAGGCCGTCGTCGGCGGCCTCACCGTGCTCGCGAAGCTGGAGTGGTGGACGGTCGCGATCCACTTCCTCGCCACGACCCCGCTCGTCTGGCTCGCCGTCCTGCTGCTGCGCGCTTTCCGCGAGGGCGACGAGCCCGCGCGGCCGCTGGTCCCCGCTTCCGGCCGGGGCATCCTGGTCGCGCTCGCCGTCGTGATGTGGCTCGTCCTCGCGGCGGGCACCACGGTCACCGGCGCCGGCCCGCACAGCGGCGACATCAACACCCACCGCCTGAACGCCCCGGTCGAGGCGCTCGCCCAGGTCCACGGCGGACTCCTGGTGCTCTACCTGCTGCTGCTCGCGGTGTTCGGCCTGCAGCTGATGCGCGTCGGCGCGCCGAAGAACCTGTGGCAGCGCTACACGGTGGTCTGGGTCGTCGCGCTCGCGCAGGGCGGTCTCGGTTCGCTGCAGTACGCGCTGGGCGTGCCGGAGGCGATGGTGTCGTTCCACGTCCTCGGCGCGATGGCGGTCATCGTCGCGACGGCGTCCCTGTGGACCGGCAGCCGCGACCGCGGCCCGGCGGTCTCGCTGGAACCGGCTCCGCGCGAACTCGCGGCCGCCTGA
- a CDS encoding acyl-CoA desaturase → MTSRAAPKPLISHRRGTGEMIVLKTFLLVPFAALLVAVPLVWGWGMTWLDLILAAVFYVFATLGVTVGYHRYFTHGAFKASRPLRVALAIAGSMAVQGSVIFWVASHRRHHAFADREGDPHSPWLFGTSPSALLRGFWHAHMGWMFGREVTNADRFAPDLVADDDLRWVNRYFWLWITLSLALPAVLGGLLSWSWWGFVTAFFWAGLVRIAFLHHVSWSVNSVCHLIGERPFASRDKAANFWPLAVLSMGESWHNSHHADPTCARHGVLRGQVDISARVIRTFEQLGWATDVRWPRADRLAAKRA, encoded by the coding sequence ATGACCTCGCGCGCCGCCCCGAAGCCGCTGATCTCCCATCGCCGCGGCACGGGCGAGATGATCGTGCTCAAGACGTTCCTGCTCGTGCCGTTCGCGGCGCTGCTCGTCGCGGTCCCGCTGGTCTGGGGCTGGGGCATGACCTGGCTCGACCTGATCCTCGCCGCGGTGTTCTACGTCTTCGCGACCCTGGGCGTGACGGTCGGCTACCACCGCTACTTCACCCACGGCGCGTTCAAGGCCTCGCGCCCACTGCGGGTGGCGCTGGCCATCGCGGGCAGCATGGCCGTCCAGGGTTCGGTGATCTTCTGGGTGGCCAGCCACCGCCGCCACCACGCGTTCGCCGACCGCGAGGGCGACCCGCACTCCCCCTGGCTGTTCGGCACGTCGCCGTCAGCACTGCTGCGCGGCTTCTGGCACGCGCACATGGGCTGGATGTTCGGCCGCGAGGTGACCAACGCGGACCGCTTCGCCCCGGATCTGGTGGCGGACGACGACCTGCGGTGGGTGAACCGGTACTTCTGGCTGTGGATCACGCTGAGCCTGGCCCTGCCGGCGGTCCTGGGCGGGCTGCTTTCGTGGTCGTGGTGGGGCTTCGTGACGGCGTTCTTCTGGGCCGGGCTGGTGCGGATCGCGTTCCTGCACCACGTTTCCTGGTCGGTGAATTCGGTGTGCCACCTGATTGGCGAGCGGCCGTTCGCGAGCCGTGACAAGGCGGCGAACTTCTGGCCGCTGGCGGTGCTTTCGATGGGCGAGTCCTGGCACAACTCGCACCACGCGGACCCGACTTGCGCTCGGCACGGGGTGCTGCGGGGGCAGGTCGATATCTCGGCACGGGTGATCCGGACGTTCGAGCAGCTGGGCTGGGCGACGGACGTGCGGTGGCCGCGGGCGGACCGGCTGGCGGCGAAGCGAGCCTGA
- a CDS encoding ABC transporter ATP-binding protein, with translation MSAPAVEITGLVKSYGSTRAVDGLDLRMERGGLLALLGPNGAGKTTTVEVCEGFLKPDAGEVRVLGLDPVRESAALRPRVGIMPQGGGAYPGVRADEMLRLVASCAASPLDPAWLLETLGLSSVRRTPFKRLSGGQQQRLSLACALIGRPELVFLDEPTAGMDPQARRLVWDLLAALRRDGVSVLLTTHLMEEAEALADTVVIVDHGKVVVSGAPQSLTTDETGAAGLRFKARTRLDTALLTAALPEGYTVRESAPGTYVVVGSIDPQVVSTVTAWCAQQGVLPEELQVGKRTLEEVFLELTGRELRA, from the coding sequence GTGAGTGCCCCCGCCGTCGAGATCACCGGGCTGGTCAAAAGCTACGGCTCCACCCGCGCGGTCGACGGTCTCGACCTGCGGATGGAGCGCGGCGGCCTGCTCGCCCTGCTCGGCCCGAACGGGGCCGGCAAGACCACCACCGTCGAGGTCTGCGAAGGCTTCCTGAAGCCTGACGCGGGCGAGGTGCGCGTGCTCGGCCTCGACCCCGTGCGCGAGTCCGCGGCGCTGCGCCCCCGCGTCGGGATCATGCCCCAGGGCGGCGGCGCGTACCCCGGCGTCCGCGCCGACGAGATGCTGCGCCTGGTGGCTTCCTGCGCGGCGTCCCCGCTGGACCCGGCCTGGCTCCTGGAGACCCTCGGGTTGTCGTCGGTGCGCCGCACCCCGTTCAAGCGCCTCTCCGGCGGCCAGCAGCAGCGGCTGTCACTGGCGTGCGCCCTGATCGGCCGCCCCGAGCTGGTGTTCCTCGACGAGCCGACGGCGGGCATGGACCCGCAAGCGCGCCGCCTGGTGTGGGACCTGCTGGCGGCCCTGCGCCGCGACGGCGTCTCGGTGCTGCTGACCACGCACCTGATGGAGGAGGCGGAGGCGCTGGCCGACACGGTGGTGATCGTCGACCACGGCAAGGTCGTCGTCTCCGGGGCTCCCCAGTCGTTGACGACGGACGAAACCGGCGCGGCCGGGCTGCGCTTCAAGGCCCGCACGAGGCTCGACACGGCGTTGCTGACGGCGGCGCTGCCGGAGGGCTACACGGTCCGCGAGTCGGCGCCCGGGACGTACGTGGTGGTCGGTTCGATCGACCCGCAGGTGGTCTCGACGGTCACGGCGTGGTGCGCGCAGCAGGGCGTGCTGCCCGAGGAGCTGCAGGTGGGCAAGCGAACGCTCGAAGAGGTCTTCCTCGAGCTGACCGGACGGGAGCTGCGGGCATGA
- the sufB gene encoding Fe-S cluster assembly protein SufB gives MTAAAEQRTPTTAPLSQEETIESLGKYAFGWADSDEAGSTARRGLNEDVVTDISSKKSEPEWMREARLKALKLFEKKPMPNWGADLSGIDFENIKYFVRSTEKQATSWEELPEDIKNTYDKLGIPEAEKQRLVAGVAAQYESEVVYHQIREDLEEQGVLFLDTDSALKEHPELFQEYFGSVIPAGDNKFSALNTAVWSGGSFIYVPKGVHVEIPLQAYFRINTENMGQFERTLIIVDEDAYVHYVEGCTAPIYQSDSLHSAVVEIIVKKGARCRYTTIQNWSNNVYNLVTKRAKCEAGATMEWIDGNIGSKVTMKYPSVFLMGEHAKGEVLSVAFAGEGQHQDAGAKMEHLAPYTSSTIVSKSVARGGGRTSYRGLVKVAKRAHHSRSSVVCDALLVDTISRSDTYPYVDIRNDEVSMGHEATVSKVSEDQLFYLMSRGLDEAEAMAMIVRGFVEPIARELPMEYALELNRLIELQMEGSVG, from the coding sequence ATGACTGCCGCTGCCGAGCAGCGCACTCCCACCACCGCGCCACTGAGCCAGGAAGAGACCATCGAGTCCCTTGGCAAGTACGCGTTCGGCTGGGCCGACTCCGACGAGGCGGGCTCGACCGCCCGCCGCGGGCTGAACGAGGACGTCGTCACCGACATCTCCTCGAAGAAGTCCGAGCCGGAGTGGATGCGCGAAGCGCGACTCAAGGCGCTCAAGCTCTTCGAGAAGAAGCCCATGCCCAACTGGGGGGCCGACCTCTCCGGGATCGACTTCGAGAACATCAAGTACTTCGTGCGGTCCACGGAGAAGCAGGCCACCTCCTGGGAGGAACTGCCCGAGGACATCAAGAACACGTACGACAAGCTCGGCATCCCCGAGGCGGAGAAGCAGCGCCTCGTCGCCGGTGTCGCCGCGCAGTACGAGTCCGAGGTCGTCTACCACCAGATCCGCGAGGACCTGGAGGAGCAGGGCGTCCTGTTCCTGGACACCGACTCCGCGCTCAAGGAGCACCCGGAGCTGTTCCAGGAGTACTTCGGCTCGGTCATCCCGGCCGGCGACAACAAGTTCTCCGCGCTGAACACGGCGGTGTGGTCCGGCGGCTCGTTCATCTACGTGCCGAAGGGCGTGCACGTCGAGATCCCGCTGCAGGCCTACTTCCGGATCAACACCGAGAACATGGGCCAGTTCGAGCGCACCCTGATCATCGTCGACGAAGACGCCTACGTGCACTACGTCGAGGGCTGCACGGCGCCGATCTACCAGTCCGACTCGCTGCACTCGGCGGTCGTGGAGATCATCGTCAAGAAGGGCGCCCGCTGCCGCTACACGACCATCCAGAACTGGTCGAACAACGTCTACAACCTGGTCACCAAGCGCGCCAAGTGCGAAGCGGGCGCGACCATGGAATGGATCGACGGCAACATCGGTTCCAAGGTGACGATGAAGTACCCGTCGGTGTTCCTCATGGGCGAGCACGCCAAGGGCGAGGTCCTGTCGGTCGCGTTCGCGGGCGAGGGCCAGCACCAGGACGCGGGCGCCAAGATGGAGCACCTCGCGCCGTACACGTCCTCGACCATCGTGTCGAAGTCGGTCGCGCGCGGCGGCGGCCGGACCTCCTACCGCGGCCTGGTCAAGGTCGCGAAGCGGGCGCACCACTCGCGCTCCAGCGTGGTCTGCGACGCCCTGCTCGTCGACACCATCTCGCGGTCGGACACGTACCCGTACGTCGACATCCGCAACGACGAGGTGTCGATGGGCCACGAGGCCACGGTGTCCAAGGTCAGCGAGGACCAGCTGTTCTACCTGATGTCGCGCGGCCTCGACGAGGCCGAAGCGATGGCGATGATCGTGCGCGGCTTCGTGGAGCCGATCGCCCGTGAGCTGCCGATGGAGTACGCGCTCGAGCTGAACCGCCTGATCGAGCTCCAGATGGAAGGGTCCGTCGGCTAG
- a CDS encoding quinone oxidoreductase, whose product MPTAVQVTKTGGPEVLEPAEVDVAAPQAGELLVDVAAAGVNYIDTYQRQGIYPMELPFVLGLEGAGTVVEAGAGTGFAAGDRVAWQGSIGSYAARKLVPASVAVRVPEGVSLETAAATMLQGITAHYLVASTFEVKAGHVVLVHAAAGGVGLLLVQLAKARGARVIGTVSTEEKEKLAREAGADEVIRYDRDDFAKITRELTGGEGVDVVYDGVGKDTVDGSLASLKVRGLLALFGASSGPVPPLDPQRLNSGGSLYLTRPTSVHYTRTREEIDWRSKELFDAILAGELTVRIGGKYPLADARKAHEDLQARRTTGKLLLIP is encoded by the coding sequence ATGCCCACCGCAGTGCAGGTGACGAAGACCGGCGGCCCGGAAGTGCTCGAACCGGCCGAAGTGGACGTCGCGGCCCCGCAGGCCGGCGAGCTGCTGGTCGACGTCGCCGCGGCCGGGGTGAACTACATCGACACCTACCAGCGCCAGGGCATCTACCCGATGGAGCTGCCGTTCGTGCTCGGCCTCGAAGGTGCCGGCACGGTCGTCGAGGCGGGTGCCGGCACGGGCTTCGCGGCCGGGGACCGCGTCGCTTGGCAGGGGTCGATCGGCAGCTACGCGGCCCGCAAGCTCGTGCCGGCGTCGGTGGCCGTCCGGGTGCCCGAGGGTGTTTCCCTCGAGACCGCCGCCGCGACCATGCTGCAGGGCATCACCGCGCACTACCTCGTCGCCTCGACCTTCGAGGTCAAGGCGGGCCACGTCGTGCTGGTGCACGCGGCCGCCGGCGGCGTCGGACTGCTGCTGGTCCAGCTGGCGAAGGCGCGCGGGGCCCGGGTCATCGGCACGGTGTCGACCGAGGAGAAGGAGAAGCTCGCCCGCGAGGCCGGTGCCGACGAGGTGATCCGCTACGACCGCGACGACTTCGCCAAGATCACCCGCGAGCTGACCGGCGGGGAGGGTGTCGACGTCGTCTACGACGGCGTGGGCAAGGACACCGTGGACGGCAGCCTCGCCAGCCTCAAGGTCCGCGGCCTGCTGGCGCTGTTCGGCGCCTCCAGCGGCCCGGTCCCGCCGCTGGACCCGCAGCGCCTCAACTCCGGCGGCTCGCTGTACCTGACCCGCCCGACGTCGGTGCACTACACGCGCACGCGCGAGGAGATCGACTGGCGCTCGAAGGAGCTGTTCGACGCGATCCTCGCGGGCGAGCTGACCGTCCGGATCGGCGGCAAGTACCCCCTCGCCGACGCCCGCAAGGCCCACGAGGACCTCCAAGCCCGGCGCACCACCGGCAAGCTCCTGCTCATCCCCTGA
- a CDS encoding helix-turn-helix transcriptional regulator: MPRATHPHVPSQVSADGKTRQEVARLLLEQGPMTAVVVAEQLGISPAAVRRHLDALLADGEAETRDAPRRGPRGRGRPAKLFLLTEPGRARFGHAYDDLAVSAIRFLAEHAGEDAVRAFAEQRVEKLVGPHRPAITGSSDPAARAEALATALSREGYAASTRQVGAPAPGQNVGAQLCQHHCPVAHVAAEFPQLCEAETEAFARLLGTHVQRLATIARGDSACTTHVPVTTGNPAHPEPGSTVPTGREARIPNGGKPA, encoded by the coding sequence ATGCCCCGCGCCACGCACCCGCACGTCCCGTCGCAGGTCAGCGCCGACGGCAAGACCCGGCAAGAGGTCGCCCGGCTGCTCCTGGAACAGGGTCCCATGACCGCCGTCGTGGTCGCCGAGCAGCTCGGGATCAGCCCGGCGGCCGTCCGCCGGCACCTGGACGCGCTGCTCGCGGACGGCGAAGCCGAGACGCGCGACGCGCCCCGCCGAGGACCCCGGGGCCGGGGTCGTCCGGCGAAGCTGTTCCTGCTCACCGAGCCCGGCCGCGCCCGCTTCGGCCACGCCTACGACGACCTCGCCGTCTCCGCCATCCGCTTCCTCGCCGAGCACGCCGGCGAAGACGCCGTACGCGCCTTCGCCGAGCAGCGCGTCGAGAAGCTGGTCGGCCCGCACCGCCCCGCGATCACCGGTTCGAGTGATCCGGCGGCACGCGCGGAGGCCTTGGCGACCGCGCTGAGCAGGGAGGGCTACGCTGCGTCGACCCGTCAGGTCGGCGCGCCGGCTCCTGGCCAGAACGTAGGAGCGCAGCTCTGTCAGCACCACTGTCCCGTCGCCCACGTCGCCGCGGAGTTCCCGCAGCTGTGCGAGGCCGAGACGGAGGCGTTCGCGCGGTTGCTGGGCACCCACGTCCAGCGGCTGGCGACCATCGCACGCGGTGATTCCGCGTGCACCACACACGTGCCCGTCACGACGGGTAACCCGGCCCATCCCGAGCCGGGAAGCACGGTGCCCACAGGGCGCGAAGCACGGATCCCGAATGGAGGGAAACCCGCATGA
- a CDS encoding RimK family alpha-L-glutamate ligase, producing the protein MSPTAVLVSCSELPSGDGDDDAVVPALSALGFSVSWAPWDSSFDFSSADAVILRATWDYASRRPEFLAWCESVPSLLNSADVVRWNTDKSYLGELLDAGLAVVPTALVAPGDEARFPSSDFVVKPSVGAGSRGAARFSAAEDASAHVAALHAEGHTALIQPYQSSVDTAGELALVYLGGIYSHAFSKGAMLGSTMDASGLYLSEELAAASPPADAVALAEDVLDAASALLGILRAELLYARVDLVRGADGKPLLLELELTEPSLGFRQTDPAAATRFASAVRQQLA; encoded by the coding sequence GTGAGCCCCACCGCGGTCCTGGTCAGCTGTTCGGAGCTTCCTTCGGGTGACGGCGACGACGACGCCGTGGTGCCGGCGCTGTCCGCGCTGGGCTTCTCGGTGTCGTGGGCACCGTGGGACTCTTCGTTCGACTTCTCGTCGGCGGACGCGGTGATCCTGCGCGCGACGTGGGACTACGCGTCCCGGCGCCCGGAGTTCCTGGCGTGGTGCGAATCGGTGCCTTCGCTGCTGAACTCCGCGGATGTCGTCCGGTGGAACACGGACAAGTCGTACCTGGGCGAGCTGCTCGACGCGGGCCTGGCCGTGGTGCCCACTGCGCTGGTCGCGCCCGGCGACGAGGCTCGTTTCCCGTCGTCGGACTTCGTGGTGAAGCCGTCGGTGGGCGCGGGTTCTCGCGGCGCGGCCCGGTTCTCTGCGGCGGAGGATGCTTCCGCACACGTGGCCGCCTTGCATGCCGAGGGGCACACGGCGCTGATCCAGCCGTACCAGTCCAGTGTGGACACCGCGGGCGAGCTGGCTCTGGTCTACCTGGGCGGGATCTACTCGCACGCCTTCTCGAAGGGTGCGATGCTGGGCTCCACAATGGACGCTTCGGGGCTGTACCTGTCGGAGGAGCTGGCCGCGGCTTCGCCACCGGCGGACGCGGTGGCGCTGGCCGAGGACGTCCTGGACGCGGCTTCGGCGTTGCTGGGGATCCTGCGGGCGGAGCTGCTGTACGCGCGGGTGGACCTGGTGCGCGGCGCGGACGGGAAGCCGCTGCTGCTGGAGCTGGAGCTGACGGAGCCGTCACTGGGCTTCCGCCAGACGGACCCGGCCGCGGCGACGCGTTTCGCGTCGGCGGTGCGGCAGCAGCTGGCGTAG
- the mptB gene encoding polyprenol phosphomannose-dependent alpha 1,6 mannosyltransferase MptB: MIATERAHPVTLSPVHPREPLPLEADEQRGLNVVRRFGTVGSLFLALGSLGAGAAPVINPVQEIPVLRLFTRIPTVSLAIAISGMGILVLSWLMLGRFARPDRARLASQGQLARTIALWVLPLLVIPPLFSRDVYSYLAQSEIVHRGMDPYVLGPAQALGVADPYTSGVSNMWRETPAPYGPLVLRLGGWLAPLAGNSIAVGVLLQRVLALAGVVLIVWALPRLARRFGVQPATALWLGALNPLLIFHFVAGAHNDALAVGLMLAGLEVGIRKLPIRVKGDTPPPLARGELLYIGLGVAIITLGVAVKLPAVFALPFFAVMVARRWHGRLKDLFLAGAPMAAWFGVVLVAVCFGTGLGFGWFGATFNTPGLVRSWISPTAELANLSGVLGIALGLGNHTSALVPILGALGYLVAVAITFKFLWDSFKWRYRPIIGLGVSLGAVMILQINLQPWYLLWAVIPLAAAAGTSRFRVAATVVSAALPFLLPPTGSTFDGRPYVLPFAYVAAIVVCGGGMLIVRRLAPVLLSRPSPRLPARADAVS, encoded by the coding sequence GTGATCGCGACCGAACGTGCCCACCCCGTGACGCTTTCGCCCGTCCACCCCCGCGAACCGCTCCCCCTCGAGGCCGACGAGCAGCGCGGGCTGAACGTCGTGCGCCGGTTCGGCACGGTCGGCTCGCTCTTCCTCGCGCTCGGCTCGCTCGGCGCCGGCGCCGCCCCGGTGATCAACCCGGTGCAGGAGATCCCGGTGCTGCGGCTGTTCACCCGGATCCCGACGGTGTCGCTGGCCATCGCCATCTCCGGGATGGGCATCCTGGTGCTGAGCTGGCTGATGCTCGGCCGGTTCGCCCGCCCCGACCGCGCCCGGCTCGCGTCGCAGGGCCAGCTCGCGCGCACCATCGCGCTGTGGGTGCTGCCGCTGCTGGTGATCCCGCCGCTGTTCTCCCGCGACGTCTACAGCTACCTCGCGCAGAGCGAGATCGTGCACCGCGGGATGGACCCGTACGTGCTCGGCCCGGCGCAGGCGCTCGGCGTCGCCGACCCGTACACGTCGGGCGTCTCCAACATGTGGCGCGAGACGCCGGCGCCGTACGGGCCGCTGGTGCTGCGCCTCGGCGGCTGGCTGGCGCCCCTGGCGGGCAACAGCATCGCGGTCGGCGTGCTGCTGCAGCGCGTGCTCGCGCTGGCCGGCGTCGTCCTCATCGTCTGGGCGCTGCCGCGGCTGGCGCGCCGGTTCGGGGTCCAGCCCGCGACCGCGCTGTGGCTCGGCGCGCTGAACCCGCTGCTGATCTTCCACTTCGTCGCCGGCGCCCACAACGACGCGCTCGCGGTCGGCCTGATGCTCGCCGGGCTGGAGGTGGGCATCCGGAAGCTGCCGATCCGGGTGAAGGGCGACACGCCCCCGCCGCTGGCGCGGGGCGAACTGCTCTACATCGGGCTCGGGGTGGCGATCATCACGCTCGGTGTGGCGGTGAAGCTGCCCGCGGTGTTCGCGCTGCCGTTCTTCGCCGTGATGGTCGCGCGGCGCTGGCACGGCCGGCTGAAGGACCTGTTCCTGGCGGGCGCGCCGATGGCCGCGTGGTTCGGCGTCGTGCTGGTCGCCGTCTGCTTCGGCACCGGGCTCGGCTTCGGCTGGTTCGGGGCGACGTTCAACACCCCCGGCCTGGTCCGCTCCTGGATCTCCCCCACCGCCGAGCTGGCCAACCTGTCCGGTGTCCTGGGCATCGCGCTCGGGCTCGGCAACCACACCAGCGCCCTGGTGCCGATCCTCGGGGCGCTCGGCTACCTCGTCGCCGTCGCCATCACCTTCAAGTTCCTGTGGGACAGCTTCAAGTGGCGCTACCGGCCGATCATCGGGCTGGGCGTGTCGCTGGGCGCGGTGATGATCCTGCAGATCAACCTGCAGCCGTGGTACCTGCTGTGGGCGGTGATCCCGCTGGCCGCCGCGGCCGGGACGTCCCGCTTCCGGGTGGCCGCGACGGTGGTCAGCGCGGCGCTGCCGTTCCTGCTCCCGCCCACCGGCAGCACCTTCGACGGCCGCCCGTACGTGCTGCCGTTCGCCTACGTCGCGGCGATCGTCGTCTGCGGCGGCGGGATGCTGATCGTGCGGCGGCTGGCGCCCGTGCTGCTCTCCAGGCCGTCCCCGCGGCTGCCCGCGCGGGCCGACGCCGTATCGTGA